From a region of the Pseudoclavibacter endophyticus genome:
- a CDS encoding isocitrate lyase/PEP mutase family protein: MSTPDVVINKARTLADLHQAPTILRVVNVWDPISARTVAELPETSAIATAGHSIAASHGYQDGELPVDLMIAAVERIVAATDLPVSADLDAGYGDPGETVRRAIGVGAVGANVEDRLVPLPDAVANVRSMIAASEAERVPFQLNARTDAFVRAGDRPHDESVADAIERGRAFLDEGASLVFVPGVLDRETTERLVEGLGENRLSVIGLPGALSAAEYESLGVARISYGPLTQRVALRALRDLALDLYGDGVIPEDTPALN; the protein is encoded by the coding sequence ATGAGCACACCGGATGTCGTCATCAACAAGGCCCGCACCCTCGCCGATCTGCATCAAGCCCCCACGATCTTGCGCGTCGTGAACGTGTGGGATCCGATCTCAGCCCGAACCGTGGCCGAACTGCCCGAGACCTCGGCCATCGCGACCGCCGGTCATTCGATCGCCGCGTCGCACGGCTATCAGGACGGCGAGCTGCCCGTCGACCTCATGATCGCGGCGGTCGAGCGCATCGTCGCGGCGACGGACCTGCCCGTCTCGGCGGACCTCGACGCGGGATACGGCGATCCGGGTGAGACGGTCCGCCGGGCGATCGGGGTCGGCGCCGTCGGCGCGAACGTCGAAGACCGGCTGGTTCCCCTGCCGGATGCGGTCGCGAACGTCCGGTCGATGATCGCCGCGAGCGAGGCGGAACGCGTCCCATTTCAGCTGAACGCCCGCACCGACGCGTTCGTCCGCGCGGGTGACCGGCCCCACGACGAGAGCGTCGCCGACGCGATCGAGCGCGGACGCGCGTTCCTCGACGAGGGGGCGAGCCTCGTGTTCGTACCCGGTGTGCTCGATCGCGAGACGACGGAGCGGCTCGTCGAGGGCCTCGGCGAGAACCGCCTGAGCGTGATCGGCCTGCCTGGCGCCCTGTCCGCCGCCGAATACGAATCACTCGGGGTCGCGCGCATCTCGTACGGCCCGCTTACGCAGCGCGTCGCGCTCCGGGCACTTCGCGATCTTGCCCTCGACCTCTACGGCGACGGTGTCATCCCCGAAGACACCCCGGCCCTGAACTAG
- a CDS encoding MFS transporter, whose product MSQPTARDEREALRERVQRRTLAVVVVSQVLGGAGLAAGISVGALLAEDLLGTGSVAGLPTALFTLGSALTAFLVGRLTQRWGRRSGLGIGFAAGGIGALGVTLAAVIGSVPLLFVSFFVYGAGTATNLLARYAGGDLAPASRRATSISVALVSTTLGAVAGPNLIEPLGRFAEALGIPALTGPFLLAGAAYLLAGATLVVFLRPDPFLLARKLDAAEQAEERNATGPGGIGGVPHDGGGNEAAAGPAPRIGVNAFVGATIMVLTQITMVAIMTMTPVHMRAHGHELDAVGLVISLHVAAMFLPSLLTGWLVDRVGRTGMAIASGVILLAAGLVAALAPDDSLGMLLLALVLLGLGWNVGLIAGTALVVDATVPANRARAQGTIDVLVALAGAGGGAMSGMVMAATSFHWLSVSGGVLALLLIPVLLWARSRREVAPPR is encoded by the coding sequence ATGAGCCAACCCACGGCGCGCGACGAGCGCGAGGCCCTGCGGGAACGGGTGCAGCGCCGCACCCTCGCCGTCGTCGTCGTCAGCCAGGTGCTCGGCGGGGCTGGGCTCGCCGCTGGAATCTCGGTCGGCGCGCTGCTGGCGGAGGACCTGCTCGGCACCGGGAGCGTTGCGGGCCTGCCGACGGCACTGTTCACGCTCGGCTCGGCACTCACCGCGTTTCTGGTCGGCCGGTTGACGCAGCGCTGGGGGCGCCGCAGCGGCCTCGGCATCGGCTTCGCCGCCGGCGGGATCGGCGCGCTCGGCGTCACCCTCGCGGCCGTGATCGGCAGCGTCCCGCTTCTGTTCGTCTCGTTCTTCGTGTACGGCGCCGGAACGGCCACGAACCTCCTGGCCAGGTACGCGGGCGGCGACCTCGCCCCGGCGTCCCGCCGGGCGACCTCGATCAGCGTCGCGCTGGTCTCGACGACGCTCGGCGCCGTCGCAGGACCGAACCTCATCGAACCGCTCGGTCGGTTCGCCGAGGCTCTCGGCATCCCGGCGTTGACGGGCCCGTTCCTGCTCGCGGGGGCGGCCTACCTGCTCGCCGGCGCGACGCTCGTCGTGTTCCTCCGGCCCGATCCCTTCCTGCTCGCGCGCAAGTTGGATGCTGCGGAGCAGGCGGAGGAGCGGAACGCGACCGGCCCCGGCGGGATCGGCGGAGTCCCTCATGATGGGGGCGGGAACGAGGCCGCCGCCGGGCCCGCGCCGAGGATCGGCGTCAACGCGTTCGTGGGCGCCACGATCATGGTGCTCACCCAGATCACCATGGTCGCGATCATGACGATGACGCCCGTCCACATGCGCGCGCACGGTCACGAGCTCGACGCGGTCGGCCTCGTGATCAGTCTCCATGTCGCGGCGATGTTCCTTCCGTCACTGTTGACGGGATGGCTTGTCGACCGGGTCGGGCGCACCGGTATGGCGATCGCATCCGGTGTCATCCTGCTCGCCGCCGGACTCGTCGCGGCGCTCGCGCCGGACGATTCCCTCGGGATGCTCCTGCTCGCGCTTGTCCTGCTCGGGCTCGGCTGGAACGTCGGCCTCATCGCGGGCACTGCGCTCGTGGTCGACGCGACCGTGCCGGCCAATCGCGCCCGTGCACAGGGGACCATCGACGTGCTCGTCGCGCTCGCCGGGGCCGGTGGCGGGGCGATGTCCGGGATGGTCATGGCGGCGACGAGCTTCCACTGGCTCTCGGTTTCCGGTGGCGTCCTGGCTCTGCTGCTCATCCCGGTGCTGCTGTGGGCGCGGTCACGCCGCGAGGTCGCGCCGCCACGCTGA
- a CDS encoding aldehyde dehydrogenase family protein gives MTTGAPTTSEITVLNPHDGTLVGSLPCAGEDEIRGALTAARSAASDWARTDPEERGRMLRAAAEALVQHATELAELNTRETGKLAQEALGGVMAGVGTLRQYAELGPVHRGHSLRGGVLAADWTVAEPRGVVVALTPWNDPVAVAAGLLGAAIVTGNAVVHKPSERCPHTGARLGEILAEVLPEGVLVTVTGGPEAGRLLTQLPEVDAVAHVGSSATGRAIALAAAQTGAHVIRENGGNDALVIDDDVDPAWAAEQAAIGAFTNAGQICTSVERVYVHRQIAEPFLEALAAEARARNRDRDTMLAPLVDRRLRETVQGHVAAAVADGATVLEGGVVPDGPGSFYPATVLRDCTERMQVMREETFGPVAPVAVVESFAEGLRLAAADRYGLAATVLTGRIAHAQRAVAELAVGTVKINNVFGGAPGGSAQPRRDSGAGFGYGPELLDEMTQVKVVHVEMPPARG, from the coding sequence ATGACCACTGGAGCGCCCACGACATCCGAGATCACCGTGCTGAACCCCCACGACGGCACGCTGGTCGGCTCGCTGCCCTGCGCGGGCGAGGACGAGATCCGCGGAGCCCTCACCGCGGCTCGTTCCGCGGCCAGCGACTGGGCCCGCACCGACCCAGAAGAGCGAGGCAGGATGCTCCGCGCCGCGGCTGAGGCGCTGGTGCAGCATGCAACGGAGCTCGCCGAGCTCAATACCCGGGAGACCGGCAAGCTCGCCCAGGAGGCACTCGGCGGGGTGATGGCGGGCGTCGGGACCCTCCGGCAATACGCAGAGCTCGGGCCGGTGCACCGAGGGCACAGCCTGCGCGGCGGCGTGCTGGCCGCCGACTGGACCGTGGCCGAGCCGCGCGGGGTCGTCGTGGCGCTCACGCCGTGGAACGATCCCGTGGCCGTCGCGGCCGGCCTGCTCGGTGCGGCCATCGTCACGGGCAACGCGGTGGTGCACAAGCCGAGCGAACGCTGCCCGCACACCGGTGCCCGACTCGGCGAGATCCTCGCGGAGGTGCTGCCGGAGGGTGTGCTCGTCACCGTCACGGGCGGCCCGGAGGCGGGGCGCCTGCTGACGCAGCTGCCCGAGGTCGATGCCGTCGCGCATGTCGGATCGAGCGCCACCGGCCGCGCCATCGCCCTCGCGGCCGCCCAGACCGGCGCGCACGTGATCCGCGAGAACGGCGGCAACGACGCCCTCGTGATCGACGACGACGTCGATCCGGCGTGGGCCGCCGAGCAGGCCGCGATCGGGGCATTCACCAACGCCGGCCAGATCTGCACTTCCGTGGAGCGGGTCTACGTCCACCGGCAGATCGCCGAGCCCTTCCTGGAGGCGCTCGCCGCCGAGGCCCGTGCACGCAACAGGGATCGCGACACGATGCTGGCGCCGCTCGTCGACCGCCGCCTGCGCGAAACGGTGCAGGGGCACGTCGCCGCCGCCGTCGCCGACGGGGCCACCGTGCTCGAGGGCGGTGTGGTGCCCGACGGCCCGGGGTCGTTCTATCCGGCCACGGTGCTGCGCGACTGCACCGAGCGGATGCAGGTCATGCGCGAGGAGACGTTCGGTCCGGTCGCGCCGGTGGCGGTGGTCGAGAGCTTCGCCGAGGGCCTGCGACTCGCCGCCGCCGATCGCTATGGTCTGGCCGCGACGGTCCTCACGGGCCGCATCGCGCACGCCCAGCGCGCCGTCGCCGAACTCGCTGTTGGCACGGTCAAGATCAACAACGTCTTCGGCGGCGCTCCGGGCGGTTCTGCGCAGCCGCGTCGCGACAGCGGTGCCGGGTTCGGGTACGGCCCCGAGCTGCTCGACGAAATGACGCAGGTCAAGGTCGTGCACGTCGAGATGCCGCCGGCCCGGGGGTGA
- a CDS encoding SDR family oxidoreductase yields the protein MNPQPTGIGRVLITGGGSGLGAAVVAAVRDSGGTPIVLDRDISTLVGVTAYEVDVADTAAVTDAVTRAAAEAGGLDAVVTAAGIDRCGRLEDVSVDDWELVVRVNLFGTVSTVRAALPALKASRGRVITVASTLALKGVSDATAYCASKFGVLGFTQALAAELKGEVGVTQLIPGGMKTRFFDDRTEQYKPHDDSQLNDPENVANAVLFALSQPSGCEVRELFIAHAEEPSWP from the coding sequence ATGAACCCTCAGCCCACCGGCATCGGCCGGGTCCTGATCACCGGCGGCGGCTCGGGCCTGGGCGCGGCGGTCGTGGCCGCGGTACGCGACAGCGGCGGAACCCCGATCGTCCTGGACCGCGACATCAGTACGCTCGTCGGCGTGACCGCCTACGAGGTGGACGTCGCGGACACGGCGGCGGTCACCGATGCCGTGACCCGCGCCGCCGCGGAAGCGGGCGGGCTCGATGCCGTGGTGACCGCTGCGGGGATCGACCGCTGTGGTCGCCTCGAGGACGTCTCGGTCGACGACTGGGAGCTCGTCGTGCGGGTGAACCTCTTCGGCACCGTCTCGACGGTCCGCGCGGCGTTGCCGGCGCTCAAGGCCTCGAGGGGGCGCGTGATCACGGTGGCCTCCACGCTCGCGCTGAAGGGTGTCTCGGACGCCACCGCCTACTGCGCCTCCAAGTTCGGCGTGCTCGGGTTCACCCAGGCGCTCGCGGCCGAACTCAAGGGCGAGGTCGGCGTCACCCAGCTCATCCCCGGAGGGATGAAGACGCGGTTCTTCGACGATCGGACCGAGCAGTACAAGCCCCACGACGACTCGCAGCTCAACGACCCGGAGAACGTTGCCAACGCGGTGCTGTTCGCCCTCTCCCAGCCGTCAGGATGCGAGGTGCGGGAACTCTTCATCGCCCACGCCGAGGAACCGTCGTGGCCATGA
- a CDS encoding vWA domain-containing protein, whose amino-acid sequence MTVRSNRRAAARVCAAVAGVLSIAGLSLAAAAPSAAAPATAASLIAAGASPTSAQSQARAEVPFPPELLAMMAANTKEDDTSAVQEFGACLNGGGEADLLLLVDESSSLATTDPGAARADSASYFVGELADYVSEGGQPVDLQLDVFAHSAETLMPWSALDDSSLSGIQDSIATLADRVDGFDTDYWTALDASQRAMNAKAAESADGPPRCQAIVMFSDGQLDYFPRTTPEEQQQYGTEKPFAPGVQLTTQEAADEVREAARNDICRDGGLADQLTSSGIKIFGIGLSVDPETASEFELFQAIVEGSGEDGTTCGSLGDGSRGDFFLAGDIDDLLFAFDSIVDDPIQVDGGICQEAPCASEAHEFVLDTSTPDVGILAQADVPNLQVTIQLPNGELVEFPMTDLGTPSTLDVGGIEFAYTWQTDRTISIDAAQAQANSDTWMGLWQLAFTDPSGQSAGQQSRSNIHISGSLRPSVEGQDALEFHAGGSADMQLGIDDRRTGPIDPATIPGEMRFSATLVDAAGTSFDVLSTDNPAGLAGPASVDLSDAAVGAAQLRLVLNITTAPAQRQDGTPVPGTQLAPAAVNVPVNILTPASYPVLGQSIDFGSASGDVDLTASLPVSGEGCAWVDPAETPTMAAAPDGIGSVSVTADDHASADACLQAGGDGLELTLRTDEPGNGTINGTVPIMLGSADGAGEPIRVDVPFTANLERPLNTLNFLLVLIAAPILGIGLPLLLLYLAKWVISKIPSRPLVATTIDVTVQHGQVMRGGGRFELGPRDLVNTVAIPPGGGRSLRVGDVTLKARTGASPTGAGFVTVDAPGRASAGSTMPSTDRSGVRARLPLAVHNTWVVLHPDGAPGDTAQVLVLVGGDATAGARDDLQNDINRRLPDLLDKLVRERGGSVSGGGGHELAAAGSPFGGGPTPQHQGSPFQAGGQGAAPFGGGGQGTPPGGGRGPSPFQGGGQSPWGAQ is encoded by the coding sequence GTGACCGTTCGCTCGAATCGCCGTGCTGCCGCGCGGGTCTGCGCCGCTGTGGCCGGCGTGCTCAGCATCGCCGGCCTGTCGCTCGCGGCCGCGGCACCGTCGGCTGCGGCGCCGGCGACGGCGGCATCCCTGATCGCGGCAGGGGCGTCGCCGACCTCGGCCCAGTCGCAGGCGCGGGCCGAGGTGCCCTTCCCTCCGGAACTTCTCGCGATGATGGCGGCGAACACGAAGGAAGACGACACGAGTGCGGTGCAGGAGTTCGGTGCCTGTCTGAACGGTGGTGGCGAGGCCGATTTGCTGCTGCTCGTCGACGAATCGTCGTCGCTCGCCACGACCGACCCCGGCGCCGCGCGGGCAGACAGCGCCTCCTACTTCGTCGGAGAGCTCGCCGACTATGTCTCCGAGGGCGGGCAGCCGGTCGATCTTCAACTCGATGTCTTCGCGCACTCCGCGGAAACCCTCATGCCCTGGTCGGCGCTCGACGACTCGAGCCTTTCGGGCATCCAGGACTCGATCGCGACGCTCGCCGACCGCGTCGACGGATTCGACACCGACTACTGGACCGCGCTCGACGCATCCCAGCGCGCGATGAACGCGAAAGCGGCGGAGAGCGCCGACGGCCCCCCGCGCTGCCAGGCGATCGTGATGTTCAGCGACGGCCAGCTCGACTACTTCCCGCGCACGACACCGGAGGAGCAGCAGCAGTACGGCACCGAGAAGCCGTTCGCACCGGGCGTGCAACTCACGACGCAGGAGGCTGCCGACGAGGTCCGCGAGGCCGCCCGCAACGACATCTGCCGCGACGGTGGGCTCGCCGACCAGCTGACGAGCTCCGGAATCAAGATCTTCGGGATCGGGCTTAGCGTGGACCCCGAGACGGCGAGCGAGTTCGAGCTGTTCCAAGCGATCGTCGAGGGCAGCGGCGAAGACGGCACAACGTGTGGCTCGCTCGGGGATGGCAGTCGAGGCGACTTCTTCCTCGCGGGCGACATCGACGATCTGCTCTTCGCCTTCGACTCGATCGTCGACGACCCCATCCAGGTCGATGGCGGCATCTGCCAGGAAGCGCCCTGTGCGTCGGAGGCGCACGAGTTCGTGCTCGATACGTCGACGCCGGACGTCGGGATCCTCGCGCAGGCGGACGTGCCGAACCTCCAGGTCACGATCCAACTGCCGAACGGCGAGCTCGTCGAGTTTCCCATGACCGACCTCGGCACCCCGTCGACCCTCGACGTCGGCGGCATCGAGTTCGCCTACACCTGGCAGACCGACCGCACGATCTCGATCGACGCGGCGCAGGCCCAGGCGAACAGCGACACGTGGATGGGGCTATGGCAGCTCGCCTTCACCGATCCATCAGGCCAGTCGGCCGGGCAGCAGAGCCGATCGAACATCCACATTTCGGGCTCGCTCCGTCCGTCGGTCGAGGGGCAGGACGCCCTGGAGTTCCATGCGGGCGGCTCGGCCGACATGCAGCTGGGCATCGACGATCGGCGCACGGGGCCGATCGACCCTGCGACGATCCCCGGCGAAATGCGCTTCTCCGCGACTCTGGTGGATGCGGCCGGCACCTCGTTCGACGTGCTCTCGACCGACAACCCGGCCGGGCTCGCCGGCCCGGCCTCGGTCGACCTTTCCGACGCCGCGGTCGGCGCGGCGCAGTTGCGGCTCGTGCTGAACATCACGACGGCGCCGGCGCAGCGGCAAGACGGCACCCCCGTGCCGGGGACGCAATTGGCGCCGGCCGCCGTCAACGTGCCCGTCAACATCCTGACTCCGGCGAGCTACCCGGTGCTCGGCCAGTCGATTGATTTCGGCAGCGCCTCGGGCGACGTCGATCTCACGGCGTCGCTGCCGGTCAGCGGCGAGGGATGCGCCTGGGTCGACCCGGCGGAGACGCCGACGATGGCCGCGGCGCCCGACGGTATCGGCAGCGTCTCGGTGACGGCCGACGACCATGCCTCGGCCGACGCGTGCCTGCAGGCCGGCGGTGATGGGCTCGAGCTCACGTTGCGCACCGACGAGCCGGGGAACGGGACGATCAACGGCACCGTGCCGATCATGCTCGGCTCCGCCGACGGCGCGGGCGAGCCGATTCGCGTCGACGTCCCGTTCACCGCGAACCTCGAGCGGCCGCTCAACACCCTCAATTTCCTGCTCGTGCTCATCGCCGCGCCGATCCTCGGCATCGGCCTGCCCCTGCTGCTGCTCTACCTCGCGAAGTGGGTCATCTCGAAGATCCCGTCGCGGCCCCTCGTCGCGACGACGATCGACGTGACCGTGCAGCACGGGCAAGTCATGCGCGGTGGCGGCCGCTTCGAGCTCGGGCCGCGCGACCTGGTCAACACGGTGGCGATTCCGCCGGGGGGTGGGCGCAGTCTGCGAGTGGGCGACGTCACGCTGAAGGCGCGGACCGGTGCGTCGCCGACGGGCGCCGGGTTCGTTACGGTCGACGCTCCGGGTCGCGCGTCGGCGGGCAGCACGATGCCGTCGACCGACAGGTCCGGGGTGCGTGCGCGGTTGCCGCTCGCGGTGCACAACACCTGGGTGGTGCTGCACCCGGACGGCGCCCCGGGCGACACCGCGCAGGTGCTCGTGCTCGTCGGCGGCGACGCAACGGCCGGTGCACGCGACGATCTGCAGAACGACATCAACCGCCGGCTGCCCGACCTGCTCGACAAGCTCGTGCGGGAGCGCGGCGGGTCGGTGTCGGGAGGCGGCGGCCACGAACTCGCGGCGGCCGGATCGCCGTTCGGCGGGGGGCCGACGCCGCAGCACCAGGGGTCGCCGTTCCAGGCCGGCGGCCAGGGTGCGGCGCCGTTCGGAGGCGGCGGCCAGGGCACGCCACCGGGCGGGGGCCGGGGACCGTCGCCGTTCCAGGGCGGCGGCCAGAGCCCCTGGGGCGCGCAGTAG
- a CDS encoding arylamine N-acetyltransferase family protein — translation MTQRTHAAESEVPADAVERARLRTGYARRLGLSAEAEAALRRGEHAAFEDLVAAHVAAIPFENARVIRGARIRTDALGAVRRIVDDGAGGVCYELNGALAWLLGEIGLCPRLWAAEVRRGDPPPRGSDSSEERWGIPAGHGCLEVPRPGGALLVDVGFGGEGIVGRMVGAGHRVTSPTGRLYRVSGPVPGLEAFAPGAAWHSTSPDSRFTGSLVVSVTGRDATRTLVGSPGPGRIRGGGGGDRAGAGGVQGDGIGSRAFVFSSLVTSRGGDREERRLTREQAARFARTELGFAEELPSHAVSADASSSAPEPGPVHLHG, via the coding sequence ATGACGCAGCGCACCCATGCGGCCGAATCGGAGGTTCCGGCCGACGCCGTCGAACGCGCGCGCCTGCGCACGGGCTACGCTCGCCGGCTCGGACTGAGCGCCGAGGCAGAGGCCGCTCTGCGTCGAGGTGAGCACGCGGCCTTCGAGGACCTCGTCGCCGCCCACGTCGCGGCCATCCCCTTCGAGAACGCACGCGTGATACGTGGAGCCCGGATTCGCACCGACGCCCTCGGCGCCGTGCGTCGCATCGTCGACGATGGCGCGGGCGGCGTGTGCTACGAGCTCAACGGCGCGCTCGCCTGGCTGCTCGGCGAAATCGGGCTGTGCCCGAGGCTCTGGGCCGCGGAAGTGCGGCGCGGCGATCCGCCTCCGCGCGGCTCCGACTCGTCCGAGGAACGCTGGGGCATCCCTGCGGGGCACGGCTGCCTGGAAGTACCGAGGCCGGGCGGCGCTCTGCTCGTCGACGTTGGATTCGGGGGCGAGGGGATCGTCGGCCGCATGGTCGGTGCCGGTCACCGTGTCACGAGCCCGACGGGCCGGCTCTACCGTGTGTCGGGCCCCGTCCCGGGGCTCGAGGCATTCGCCCCAGGCGCCGCGTGGCACAGCACGTCGCCTGACTCGCGCTTCACCGGTTCGCTGGTCGTGAGCGTGACGGGGCGGGACGCGACCCGCACGCTCGTCGGCTCCCCGGGGCCAGGTCGTATCCGCGGGGGAGGCGGCGGCGACCGGGCAGGCGCCGGCGGCGTTCAGGGCGATGGAATCGGCTCGCGGGCGTTCGTCTTCTCGAGTCTCGTGACGTCGCGCGGCGGAGACCGCGAAGAACGGCGCCTCACTCGCGAACAGGCGGCGCGGTTCGCGCGGACGGAACTCGGGTTCGCCGAGGAGCTGCCGTCCCACGCGGTGTCCGCGGATGCGTCGAGTTCCGCGCCGGAACCGGGCCCCGTGCACCTTCATGGATGA
- a CDS encoding NYN domain-containing protein, with protein sequence MENEGRVAVYIDFDNIVISRYNQLYGRGAFQSDRVRDFNPTTHTATGRARGRSGRSAADDTASSSDASVRTEPNASVSADRKLLERLTEATVDIGAVLDYASSFGRIVVSRAYADWSQPVNAGYRRQLVDRAIDLTQMFPLSATKNGADIRLAIDVVEDLFRLADVTHVVLVAGDSDYVALAQRVKRLGRTIIAVGVAGATSRALPAACNDFSLYDDLPGFSGSDADSGELDGEVDAAEGNSAGAGAADVAIADAAVASESDAPTADAAASDPATDGDAAPTTRAGGRKSRKRKAGEPTGDQSADAGAAGEGDVDDDAQATKMSARAATTLLRRALALGHDKNDDEWLHTSAVKQQIKRLDPSFHEKSIGYGSFTDFVKSRSRIAELEKDSNGQRVRLRSRRTAHES encoded by the coding sequence ATGGAGAACGAAGGCCGTGTCGCCGTCTATATCGACTTCGACAACATCGTCATCTCCCGGTACAACCAGCTGTACGGGCGCGGGGCGTTCCAGAGCGATCGGGTGCGCGATTTCAACCCGACGACGCACACGGCGACCGGACGGGCACGCGGTCGTTCCGGCAGGTCGGCCGCCGACGACACGGCCTCGTCATCCGATGCGTCGGTCCGCACCGAGCCCAACGCCAGCGTCAGCGCTGATCGGAAGCTGCTCGAGCGGCTCACCGAGGCGACCGTCGACATCGGCGCGGTCCTCGACTACGCCTCGTCCTTCGGGCGGATCGTCGTGAGCCGCGCGTACGCCGACTGGTCGCAGCCGGTCAACGCCGGCTACCGAAGGCAGCTCGTCGACCGCGCCATCGATCTGACGCAGATGTTCCCGCTGTCGGCCACCAAAAACGGCGCGGACATCCGGCTCGCGATCGACGTCGTCGAGGATCTTTTCCGGCTCGCCGACGTGACCCACGTGGTGCTCGTCGCGGGCGATTCCGACTACGTCGCCCTCGCACAGCGCGTCAAGCGCCTCGGTCGCACGATCATCGCGGTCGGCGTGGCCGGCGCGACGAGCCGCGCACTCCCCGCGGCGTGCAACGACTTCAGCCTCTACGACGACCTGCCGGGCTTCAGCGGCTCCGACGCCGACTCGGGCGAGCTCGACGGTGAGGTCGACGCCGCGGAGGGAAACAGCGCCGGGGCCGGCGCCGCAGACGTGGCGATCGCCGACGCCGCGGTCGCGTCGGAATCGGATGCTCCCACCGCAGATGCGGCGGCGTCCGACCCGGCAACGGACGGCGACGCCGCGCCCACCACCCGGGCCGGCGGCCGCAAGTCGCGCAAGCGCAAGGCGGGCGAGCCCACCGGCGACCAGTCGGCGGATGCGGGCGCGGCGGGCGAGGGCGACGTCGACGACGACGCGCAGGCCACGAAGATGTCGGCGCGCGCCGCGACGACCTTACTGCGGCGGGCCCTCGCGCTCGGGCATGACAAGAACGACGACGAATGGCTGCACACGTCGGCGGTGAAACAGCAGATCAAACGGCTCGACCCGTCGTTCCACGAGAAGTCGATCGGCTACGGCTCATTCACCGACTTCGTGAAGTCCCGCTCGCGAATCGCGGAGCTCGAGAAGGACTCGAACGGCCAGCGGGTGCGCCTGCGCTCGCGCCGCACGGCCCACGAGTCGTGA
- a CDS encoding MBL fold metallo-hydrolase, with protein sequence MTVDVAPRPTSSAQAEATRAGFVAAPERIDGDTFVVPMPTGIPFVVSTLCYVLRDRTGAAHVIDPGVNAPDNLDLLFRELRAHGIDRVATVTATHLHPDHVGLAPLVREQTGARLCLGRIEGDSVDAPWRERAGRVAALDAWGVPGDRRDDLLAIPESKAGARGADADLLLDDGDELPVVGRSVRALVTPGHTPGHLCFVESEANRVFTGDHVLPHINPGLGLGHPFDGNATSVGIAALEAIAALDATGPRARSGVTVDEPDRERYLDRDRQDAPIGGDRARLADRDRPLEALPGHGYRFVGLRSRALAIAAHHRARTAEVAAVLERDPDASVWDTASRVQWTAGWDGLSGFHRLSALAQTAQHVDRARARQPDGSTTS encoded by the coding sequence ATGACCGTCGACGTCGCCCCTCGCCCGACGAGCTCCGCGCAGGCCGAGGCGACGAGGGCCGGCTTCGTCGCCGCACCCGAGCGCATCGACGGTGACACCTTCGTCGTGCCGATGCCCACGGGCATCCCCTTCGTGGTCTCGACGCTCTGCTACGTGCTCCGCGATCGCACGGGCGCGGCCCACGTGATCGATCCCGGCGTCAACGCACCCGACAACCTCGACCTCCTGTTTCGAGAGCTGCGGGCCCATGGCATCGACCGCGTGGCGACGGTGACGGCGACCCACCTGCACCCCGATCACGTCGGGCTCGCTCCACTCGTTCGCGAGCAGACCGGCGCGCGTCTGTGCCTCGGGCGCATCGAAGGCGACTCAGTCGACGCGCCGTGGCGGGAACGCGCCGGTCGCGTCGCCGCGCTCGACGCCTGGGGCGTGCCCGGCGATCGACGCGACGACCTGCTCGCGATCCCCGAATCGAAGGCCGGCGCGCGCGGGGCAGACGCGGACCTGCTCTTGGACGACGGCGACGAGCTCCCCGTCGTCGGCCGCAGCGTGCGTGCCCTCGTCACGCCAGGGCACACGCCGGGCCACCTCTGCTTCGTCGAGTCTGAGGCGAATCGGGTGTTCACCGGCGATCACGTGCTGCCGCACATCAATCCGGGCCTCGGTCTGGGACACCCCTTCGATGGCAACGCGACCTCCGTCGGCATCGCTGCGCTCGAGGCGATCGCGGCGCTGGACGCCACCGGTCCTCGCGCACGTTCGGGCGTCACCGTCGACGAGCCCGACCGAGAGCGGTACCTCGATCGCGATCGGCAAGACGCCCCGATCGGCGGCGATCGGGCCCGCCTCGCCGACCGCGATCGCCCGCTCGAGGCACTCCCCGGCCACGGCTACCGGTTCGTCGGGCTGCGCTCACGAGCCCTGGCGATCGCCGCGCACCACCGAGCCCGCACGGCAGAGGTCGCGGCCGTGCTCGAGCGGGATCCGGACGCGAGCGTGTGGGACACCGCCTCGAGGGTGCAGTGGACAGCGGGATGGGACGGCCTGTCCGGTTTCCACCGGTTGTCGGCCCTCGCGCAGACCGCGCAACACGTTGACCGTGCGCGGGCCCGGCAACCCGACGGATCGACGACATCGTGA